One Heteronotia binoei isolate CCM8104 ecotype False Entrance Well chromosome 3, APGP_CSIRO_Hbin_v1, whole genome shotgun sequence genomic window, GCATCTGAAGTGAAAAACTGGTTTGTGTATAAGTCTGACTATATTGCCATCTCTAtggccagcctttttggcactaCTCAACAAATTGTGGTGTGTGATTTCAGATACTACAAGCTACACTTAGCAGGAACTGTATTGACAGATATCTACAGCCTCTAGTAAGGAATCCTGGTTTGATGCCAACCAATATATCCTGATTTATTGAACTTTTCTGCATTCAGAAGTCACAGATTCTGGGGTTTAATCAAACTACACTTTATTGCATTATCAATGTGTAACCATCATTGATTTGATTTTGTATATTGCATTTCCCCTCCATTTAGGCCATTCTGTTTGTTTGTACAAGGACGATCATATCACCTAACCTCCAAAAGCACAAAAACATCCAAACACACGTCTCAATGGATTTTGTAAGGGCTTATGGAGTTTAAAAATGACATTATTGCAATATGAATATTTACTTATACAGATGGCTCACATgcactcagagagccagtttgatgtagtagttaagtgcatttgattccccactcctccacatgcacttgctggaatggccttgagttagccatagctcttgtagaagttgtccttgaaagggcagctgctgtaagagccctctcagccccacccacctcacagggtggctgttgtggggggagaagatttaggagattgtaagccactctgagtctctgattcagagagaagggtggagtataaatctgcagtcttcttcttctttatagtgTATTCTGCCTTTAGCAAGGAGCTGTGTTTCAAGGCTCAAAATGAGAAAACCCATGGTTATATAACAATTGAGCAATATTTTATATGGGTGAAAGATTGCTTCCTGGCAGCCCTTCTGTACACCCATAATTACACAAGCTACTATATTGTCATATAAATATGCAGCGCAAATGCCAACAAGaagctatttaatttgttcactgATTATAAGAACTGATGACAGTGAATAGATTATATTGCCATCTGATTATAAGAACTGATGACAGGATATAGAAATAATCACAATGCATCTTAAACCTTTTAGTCTTCATCAAGCAGCCAGTAAAAATTCATTGTGCACCAGATCCACCAATTTTATTTTTACTCATATTTTTACCAATACATTTCCTACAATTCAACACCACTGACAACACATAAGAGTTAACCTTTTAAGCATTCTGCCTCCTTCTTTATAGTCAGTAAATAAGATTTAATGAAATGTATCTGGACTCCCTCCTCTGcttagaactttacatttctatcTGGAAAATGTATTTCCAGAGAATCCTGCAAATTTCAGTCATTTATCAaatattattaaaaatattttcacaTTTGAAGTCAAGGGACACAAAGTTACTGTTGCACCAATCCATCTGTGGGTTCAAtatcttccacagatattcctgGAATTGGTTTGAGAGTCACTTGTGAACAGTTTCTCTCTGTGTGAGTCTCATTCTTGATCCAACAGCCATGTAATGGCTTTCGTCCAACAGAGTGTGCATGGAGTACCCCAGGGTGCAAGTCCATTGCCCTGTAAAGTAATGCCTCTGTGACTGACAttttgggaaggaaggcagagacTGGGTTCACAAAACAGCTAATGAGCAAGGTTTCAACTTTTGCTTCATTTGTGTATGTGTACTGCAGTCCTGCCTATTCTGGGGACATTCTATTACTTACATGTTCTCTTGCTAAGGAACACCCTGAGAATATAAAAAATGCTGTTCAATACACCTGCATAAAAATAAACTGTTTCAACTTCATTGTTTTTGTCTGACAATGACCTATGGGTGTTATGTACATGAGAATGCTAGTTAAGCAGCAAACACGAAACCATGAAAGTTCAAGCAAAGTTGTGCTCTAAGGATATCTATCAAAACAGCCTTCCAAAACAAGTGTACCAAGAGTTATAAAAGTGATACAAGAATCATCTTCCTAtcaccctggcctggatagctcaggcaagcctgatcttgtcaaatctcagcaCCTacctaagcagagtcagctctggcaagtagttggatggaagacctccttgaaataccggAGGTGAgaggcaagggcaggctttattcagccacctctctgaatatcctccaagcccccagtaggggtcagtcaccaaggGTTGCCACGActaccaggtgcacacacacacacacacacgtgtataAAAAactacaaaaataccaaaaaataaaaatcatttttCTATCACTTGACAGGTGAGAGATGTTTCCACCAAAGGTAGTTCTGCCGAGGTCTGAGGTACTGGTGGCATTTGATATCTGACTTTTTTCCAGAATCTGGTACTTGCAGAATAAGACTGACTCTCTGTGAGGTCCCCATTCCACTGGATGGCTCCATGTTTTTGCTTAATGTATTGAATGGATTCTGGCAGGTTAGTGTAATCCTTGATTTTATCCATTTCAATCAAGATTACTTTCATTCCATCGTGTACAAGAGCATTGTATAGAGCTATCTGCTGCTCAGGATCTTCTTCTAACAATTTGTAGCTTGGTGATCCTGACTTTAAGATAATTATCAGCCTTCTGCTTTGCTTAATAGTTTCATCAATAACTGTGACCAGAGCTGTAAATTAGAAGAGATAAATACATCAAAATTACAAGGCAGTAATATACCTTGCAAAACAGTCATCTATTATAACAAATATGACCACTATAGTAACTActgctggggaaaaaaatcattgAACGCTGATCATTTGTATTTTTGGAAAAAATGGTACTGGGGCTAGAAATGTGAAACATTGACTTAGCATCTAGAAAGCATTATTAACATTAATAAACTAAAATCAAAGGGCATGGATCAAGTGATAACCTTTATCACTATCTAAGTATTTAGGTGGTGATAAAGTTCATCTGAATTAAGCAGCAGTGCAGATACAAGCTACCAAttgcaagtaggcttcccaatccccaggtcccagtgggggatcccccggttttacaggcttcctcccttccccagccagctggccagcgggggaagccccacccccacagccattatgcacctccatgaacgattcccatagggaatgatggggaattgatctgtgggtattgggggctctggggggggctgttttttgaggtagaggcaccaaattttcaatatagtatctaatgcctctccccaaagtaccccccaagtttcaaaatgattggaccagggggtccaattctatgagccccaaaagaaggtacccctatccttcattattttctatggaaggaaggcattttaaaaggtgtgctgtccctttaaatatgatggccagaactcccttggagttcaattatgcttgtcacacccttgctcctggctccgcccccatgtctcctggccccacccccaaagtccccagatatttcttgaattggacttggcaaccctaattgcaagcaagactatttttaaaaattggggctGCATGTATCTTTCCAAAGGTTAAGCAGTAGTTTCCTGgtttgctgtaaaaaaaaaatcctgtttttaATGTGTTCTCATGCCCTAAATGAAAATTTAAGATGACTGTTGTTTCAAATCATCATTtgatgatggtggaaagtgctatcaagtaacatctgacttatggcaaccccatggggttttcaaggccagaggtggtttgccattgcctggctcctaCCATGTCATGACTCTTGTATTCATTGGAGATTTCCTATCCAAATACGAGCCAGGAacgaacctgcttagcttccgagatctcgCAAGATCAAATTAGTCTGGGCTATCTGGTTCAAGGCCAAGTTGTCATTTAGCATGGATAAAACACAAAGATTAAATtgcatgttttgtttaaaaagcaATAATGAAAATGAATGCTCAAATTTTACCTTTTCCTGGTAAGTCATCCCTACCAAATATAAATAGAATATATCCACACTGTTTCTCCAAAACTTCAGGAAGTACTTTCAGAACAAAATGATCTGACTTGTGGGTTTTTGGATACAACACATATGCATCATAGATCTTCCCATCTGCAACTGAGCAGCACAAATGAAGGTGACTTGCAGAACTAAACAATTCTATTTTTCAAGTACACTATATATACCATGTCCTCCTTTTAAGCTACCAGTTACCAGCCAATAGAGCTTGTATAATATATTTAAGTGACTTATGAACTATCCTGATTTAGGGCCGTGGTGGCAGAGACTCCTTGTGTTTGCTTCCATAATGGTGGCTACAATAATGTTTTGAAGTGCAAGAGACTACATGGGAAGAACTGGCAATGGGTTTATGGCTAAAGCCAATATTGCCAGTCCCTGCAGGTTGAATGACAATGCTGCCTACAAAATCTCTACCATTCAATCATTAagcataatcagggcttttttggccaaaaaagcccagcaggaactcatttgcatattaggccacaccccctgacatcaccattgtttcatgtggGGCTTTttccagcaggtactcatttgcatattgggcttcACCCTCTGAcacagccagctggaactgcttttctgtccattcctactcaaaaaaagccctgaagataatAAGAGAAATTACACAAAGCAGCATCAGTCACACCATTCCCATAGCATAAAAACCGGTCTCTCTCCATTCCAGCAGGCTTCTTTATCCTAACATCTATCGAGGTTGCTGGTTTATTTGCTGTAACTTTTCTTCTTTGCCTCTGGCTACAGATACAGCTTTTATTTAACCCATTCACAGTAATTCAGGATGCGATGTGCAATTACCTTTTTTATGAAGAAATGGATGGCATGACTTTCGGTACCAAAGTATGATGTCAATCTTGAAGAACATGTAGATTAATACAAGAACAGCTGTAGTGAATACCAGTGCAGCAAGAGCTCCAGCCAAGTAGCCAATATAATGTTTGGCTGCaccaagaaacaaacaaaaataatagaAAGTTAAATCAATCATGCATACCCAAAGTTAGGCAGGCAATTTGCTTTATTTTACAAAAATTGTATTTCACCTCTCTGCCCTCAGAAAGGCCACTTAGGccactaacaaattaaaacaccataaaatcagattttaaaaccattaaaacaactcCAAAGCCCATCATTGAAACAACTgaaaccagagctaaaatacatacgAAACGAAAGCAAGAATTAAAAACACTGGACAGGAAGGAGgagtcactgagggaatgccaaacaaaacaaaagtcttccCTCACTGGCAAAAGATGGCAACAGGAGGGAgcagacaaatctccctgcaGAGCGCATTCAGGAGCCATTAgcaagaaggccctttccttgATTGCCAGCTGCCTATCTGAGAAAGTGGGTGCACTataagcagggcctccaaagattacCTTAGGAATTAGGTAGGATTAAAAGGGAGTGGTGGGTGTCAtttgggttgaaatgaaatcaaaagagtttccagctaaacattaggaagaacttcccgacggAGCGGttacagtggaacaggcttcctcaggaggtggtgggctctccttatgtggaggtttttaagcagaggctagatggccatctgacagcaatgctgattctgtgaacttaggcagattgtgagaaggAGGGCCAAAAGGGcgcatcagtgcttagctctcatggccttttcttacacagctagagaaatgctgttagccactttggggtcaggcaacaatttgtctccaggccagtttggccagggatcctgggtttttgttttgttttggggggcaggggttgccatcttctgggcttggagcagtgtcacaggtgtgtggggggaggtatttgtgaatttcttgcattgtgcagggggttgatcctggaggtctcttccaactctattatgTTTCTATGTATGTTGATCCCAAACCgtatagggcaggagtggccaacggtagctctccagatgtttttgcctacagcttccatcagccccagccagcatggccaatggctggggctgatgggagttgtaggcaaaaaacatctggagagctaccattggccacccctggtatagggctttaaagttcaGCAGCAGCACCTTGATTTACAATAACAATGTCAAAATAGTAACTTGTAAACATCCCCTCCCAGTATATACATAGCACTGCTATGTTGGGTGGAGGAGTATCATCCAAGCAAAAGTCCTTCAAGGCTCGGTGAAATAGTGGAGAATGGATCTATAAGCTATACCCATTCTTCTGATGTCCCTCTTCCAAACCATCTTCAGCCACacatacaaaacaaaagcaagaaTTATAGACATTGGGCATGAAGGAGGGATCGCTGAGGGAATGCCCTGTTGAGATCCTCTCAGCTTTGTCAACTGTAGGTGGGAGGTGCAAGCTGGAAATTCTAAGGGTTGAGGGCTTGACTTGAGGTTTCAGGGATTTAGCATTCTCAGGATCTGCAACAAGTTTAGGTGGGGCTTGAGAGCTTGCTGTACTCCCAAGTGCATCAGCTTCTATCCTGATAATTCAGGCATAATCAGGCTGTTTCCCTTTCTCTGTCCTCCACTGGTTTCCATGTCCTGTATGTCAGAGCCTAACCACTCAAGATCTGAGTCAGAAGATCTTGCAAACCTGGAACTCTAAGGAAGCCTGATGAAAGGCAAGGAGACTATcatattttgaagaagaagaagaattgcagatttataccccacccttttctctgaatcagagtctcagagtggtttacaatctcctatatcttctccccgcacaacagataccctgtgaggtgggtggggctgagaggattctcacagcagctgccctttcaaggacaacctctgccagaactatggctaacccaaggtacAGCAGGtacaagttgaggagtggggaatcaaacccagttctcccagataagagcccacacacttaaccactacaccaaactggctctctttagcatctgtagATTAGCATCTGTAGATTACTGCTGAATACACGCACGCTACCACAATCACAAATATGTCCTGTGCTTTGCTTGCTACTGCTGCTTTGTCTGGGATAATCCCTGATTATACAGAGGAGATATGAGTGGGAAGATGGAAAGGGACTGTCATGACTTCTGGCCTGGCAACCTGTATCTTTCAGCAATAAAGGGCAGAAGAATGGATCTTCCATTGCCAAGTTTTCACAGGTctttattatggttttataaaacatttcagtTTGGAAAACTTATTATTTCTTCATTCCTTTTAAAATCAGTCATCTTTTCCTTTATAAAATACTTTTCAAAACTGAAATAGATTGCTAACAAAAAAATGAATCACATACTTGGAGTTTGCACCGAGAAGTATGCTGCTACTTCCCCAGCATGGCAAACAAACCACTCgccaaaatcttcctctttcagtgCAGTGATGTTCAGAGACACTACAGAAAGCAGCCCTTCTTCCATGGGGATATCTTTCCTGTCCAAAATGCAAACACCACACTGAAGAGCTGAACTCATGATCCACTGTGCCTTCATAAATAAAGCAATGGATTTGGATCTGGAGGGAACTGGTAGTACTAGTTACAAAAATCTCAGCTCAGCCGTAAACTAGTTGCTAGGCAGATGAAGCCACATGAGCCATCATTCAGGATAGATTAAAAGTACAAAAACCTGATATGCTATATTTCTTTCAAGGAACTATACCGCCTCGTATTTTATATGAAGTGCAGCATCCATATGTCAACATGTTGGTAGCATTTTCACTTTCTTACACCAGGCAACACAACCCACATCAGCTTGTCTGCAGAAGAATGCCTGGATTCTGGGGAATGTTCCATATGGTCATGAACAAAGTTTACAAGCTAGCTGGGTCTGCTGCACCCTTTGCCCACAAGAACTGCAAACAAGATACAGAACATGATCCAAATATGCCTGCATCTGTAGTTTTCAGAAAAGATCTGCAAGCAGAGGAAGCAAATTATTTGCTGGAGAAGACAGACTCTCATTACTGATTTTCCAAGGAAATTTGGCGTTTCTGAGAACAAATGAAAAGCACTCTCCTTTAGTCTACATACATTATATAAAGAGTCCTGAATAAGAACACGGTCTTTCATTAAACTACGTAATCCAAGGTAGCTGACAGCGCAATAACTACTAACACCCACCAAAGTTGTTCTAAATTCTAGGTGTCAGAATTTGTTTTTACCCATTATGAAAACTGGCATTTCATTGCATTAAACAAAGAATCAGGTGAGTTACTGTTTCAGATCTTTGCTTGATTTGTTTACATACTACACAATATAGATACTTACTGATGTCCCTCTCGAATTCTACCATCAATCAGAAAATCAACAAGAGTTTTATTGACCTTCCAGGATATAGAAATAGGACTGTCTCTGAAAGTTGATACATTGCACTCTACAAACACACTGGATCCTGAAATCAAAACGGACATCAGAGGCCTTTAACATGTCATTGCACAATGGAATCAAAATGTTACCCTTTCTTAAGACACTATGTCCCTGCATCCAGGAACATACAATTTTGTTCCACTCAGTGGTGAAGTACAATGGCTCTGAATAATGTAAGTTTCCCCTGTGGCTTCCTCCCTGTCTATTTTCAGCTCTCTGGGGAAATTTGAGATATTCATTGTTGCAGGCGCTTTCCCACACCTTTGTGTAAAGTGCTAATGGGGATGCACagtaaacagaaaccgctaaaaaccagtttctctgtttgctgcgtgaaaacgccaacacttgctgcagccccggggcagatagtgtgaaatcagaaggaagccatgctgagaagatgaacgtgagagcagcatatggtgagtgggaaattggtcacagaacgagagagagagaatgcacaaACTATGAAATAATAAGAGAAAAGTAAGAAAACTGAGAAACTACTATGTGAGAGCTACAGAAATTTAACTAGACATTAAAATTTCCTTGCAGCCCAAAGGTGATAtgttttgggggatttttggcaGTTGCCCTTACAATCCTCATGTccagggctggcacatgggagtaggccatgtaggcggctgcctagagtGCCGCATGGCCTATGGGGCACCTCTAGACAACCCTCCCCACATGCCAGCGGGCCTGCTCAGCTTCCCCGTGCCGTGGGGAGGTGGAGGGCCCGGTGTCTGCACACTGGGCTCCCCAAGAGGAACCCAGCATGCAAATGGGGCCAAATCCAACCCCACCTTGCCTCTCAGCACCGCGGGGAGGCAGAGCAGGTTCAGGCCTTTGCTTGTCAGGTTCTCCAAGAGGAGCCCGGCATGCAAACggggccagatccagccctgctttGCCTCCCCACAGTGTGGGGAGGCAGAGCAGGGTCGGGCGTTTGCTCACTGGGTTCCCTGAGAGGAGCCCAGCATGCAAACAGGGCCAGATCCGGGCGCCTTTAAAAAACTACACTCTTTGGAAGCTTCCAAGGAGGGAGAAAGCTGCCTCACGATGACATCACATAGTGACGTAATTGTGACGCGCGCATGCTATGCATGCACAGAAAAAATGAGGAAGCTGGGAAGGTGGGGAGTGCGGCGCATGGGTCCACCTCTAGCGGCGCAGAACCCTTAGCGCTGGCCCTGATCATGTCTTTAGATAGATagactgaaaataaaatagaGGCAGATTTACCAAGTTTAGCTTCAATTGTGTTGTTTCTTGGGTATAGAATCTTAGTTCTTTTTCTCTCTGGATttgctagcaaaaaaaaaaagcattttttgAAAATATGCCTTTAAGTCAAAGTTCAGGTAACACATATAACAAGCATATAAACATAACGATATAGGGTTTTAGAAAGTTCAGAGCATATAACAGCAAACCTGTACTCTGTGATTAGATGGAAGAACTgagaatttgttttgttttttaaaaaaggcttgcTGAAGGCCACCAATTCATAAGATTTTAATAAGAAGTCTAACAGCCTTGTCCCCTATATACTACATTATTGTATTATATTTGCAACTTTCACGCAGGGATGGGGAAACATTCAGTATAGCCACACTGGCATTGCCCAAAAAACAAACTAGTGATGTGAGAATACCAATCTGTTGATACAAAAGCCCCAAAATAAATATCACTTGCAATGCCACAGCAGTGACAAAGGTAGTGACAAAAACACTGCAGGAGTTGAGAAATATAAACAAATGTGAACTGTCAGTTCACATAGTTTCTTGGGGTCAAATGAGACGTGACAGGGAAGCAACCAGTAGTATTCATgtgacaaccaatgttccctctaagctgtggagtcttgtgagcaaaaattctactttgtgagctactggtattaaagttgtgagctactgcataaattagtttgctctaggaccattttgcgtgagacaaaaatgtgtgaggctaatggaggctaaaaaattgtgagctagctcacactaactcagcttggagagaACACTGGTGGTGACAACCCTCATCTGTGTACAAAGTGGGGACAGAAGACTATTGTGTTCTGTGGAAAGCTGCATGTAGATGAGGGTAGTACTCAAGCTGTCTTCAAGTTAGGGAGAAGAGCAGCTtgaagcaacagaaaagagcaacGTTTGAAGGATCCACTCCACTGCATATTCCTTTTcatattgaaaagtactgggttcgatgcatgaggacgCCCATGGAAGAGTGATCACAGTTCTTTATTTCGTGATTACAGCATTGCAAGGTTAAAAAATGTAGAAATGCATCACTCACCCTGCCTTATATGGGAGAGGATCAGACACACAAATTCAAGTGGCTTTTGGGGAAGACAGAAAGGGAAATGCTGCAATGGTGTGGAAGACAAGCTGCTGAAGGTGGAGGCGACACTCACGTTACCATTGCTTGCCTCAGTTACTTTACTTTCAATAGTCACAGACTTCAGCTCTTCCAGCAAGAATTCTGGACTTTCctctgctggtggtggtggtgcctaCCTCAACTTACAAACAGAACTACTTTTCAAGTGTTCTGCCCTCAACTATGATCATTTAGCCTGCACCAAAAACTGTGCCTAAACAAGACAGGAACAAAAAAGAAGGGATTTCAAtcaaccccttccccccaaaaaaaaccctccacttcTCTTGCAAGtataacagaaaataaaaactGATATTTACTTGCAACCAGTTAGATTCGAGTCCTTTTTCACTGGAAAAGGAAGCTTGGACTCTCTACATTATACCCCCCAGACTCTtgtggtttctaaggtgctacaggactcaaatctaactgttccacTGCAAACCAAGGTGGCTAACCCTCTGACACTTACTTGCAACCAACCAACAATTTTAACAGGCCAAAGAAACATGGATCTCTATGTATTTTACATTATAATGCACCCGGCAAAACACCACTTTCATTAATACATTTCATTGATATCGAGATAGTTTTCACAGGCAAGGTAAGATTAGTAGATGGATTTTCTATATTCCAAATAGAGTTTTAAAGGACCATTGAATAAAATATGGATTTGATTTTTAAATGCTCACTTCCACTTTCAGTGCTGCACCAGTATTTTCAGATGACACACTGAAAAGTATAACATTATTTAATGGTGACATTAAGTCATTGGTGCCAGAAGTATTATGAGAGTTTAAGTTACAAACCTTGAATGGGTTTGCAGCTTGCAAATACCATTGGAGATGGATTGAAAACCTATTGGAGTTGAAAGATGTTTTTGCAGTGAAAAAAGAAATAGGAGACAATGACATGGGTCTAAGGATAATTTCCTTGGTTGCCCACACATTGTGCCCTTCTTGCCTCACACTCTTGCTACAGCCCCA contains:
- the LOC132568213 gene encoding interleukin-1 receptor-like 2, producing MKSTLWLSIVLTSFCLVKSEKCAVQDDGVSSDGQEKVVVGQPVGIDCSVGKILNFNHKTYNLSWYRNGREEPITKKTDSRVHQRDNMLWFLPVNFQDSGFYTCIVRESARCYKSVVRVAVFNYTDGQCFHDEVFHKQEIRVGSNAKIVCHILDSFKKDKNALSIRWYKECKQLNGKRFAFYGEDVIIDNVTSDDSGKYQCKATYTYEGNKYNISRSIVVTAAANPERKRTKILYPRNNTIEAKLGSSVFVECNVSTFRDSPISISWKVNKTLVDFLIDGRIREGHQKDIPMEEGLLSVVSLNITALKEEDFGEWFVCHAGEVAAYFSVQTPTKHYIGYLAGALAALVFTTAVLVLIYMFFKIDIILWYRKSCHPFLHKKVADGKIYDAYVLYPKTHKSDHFVLKVLPEVLEKQCGYILFIFGRDDLPGKALVTVIDETIKQSRRLIIILKSGSPSYKLLEEDPEQQIALYNALVHDGMKVILIEMDKIKDYTNLPESIQYIKQKHGAIQWNGDLTESQSYSASTRFWKKVRYQMPPVPQTSAELPLVETSLTCQVIEK